TGATCCTGTAAAGTATAGACACATAAAACAGGCTCAGAGATgtaaacctccaccaaggctaacgtcatatctcacaatgtaaaagacagtgaaaagaaagatcctggatctgccaccCGTAatcaaatctgctccaaaaaTTGAATGTGCTCTTCCTTGACCCATCCCCCGACCTTTCCAATactttaaagaaaacataacctccttggtcgAGGTGAGAAAAACGATGTCAAACCGTTTTCACTTTGCTCATTTTCTGGCAAATCACATGACAGAAAAAGGGAACTTTTCTGGAGAACATGTTTTTTGGGGATGAGGTTACAGACGAAGATATTTTACCAGTTTTATTCCCTAAAGTGGCTTAATGGTAATATACCCTCAACCAAGGCACTTAAGCAGGAGCTGCTTCGGTGGAGCTGCCTGCAGTAGATGCTATGATTAGCGCCGGCCAGCTCTCTGAGGtgatgtgtaaaaataaataaaaaataaaaaaaagatagcTCTGCTCAACAAAACCTTTCCCGGGATTtataaaggttaaaaaaaataaatgtggctTTTTAAACTCACAAGAgtttctcacctgtgtgaactCTCAGGTGCACTTTAAGGTGGTGTGAGGAGCGGAAGGCTTTCCCACAGTAGGGCAGTCTTTTATTCCTCTACCACGCACTCGCTCCCTGATGGGAACTGAAGGTATGGAGGAGACTGCTGTCAAGCCATTTTCTTCTGCAAGTAGAGAGAAAAATGTGCAGATAATAGTTGGCGTTAAAGGGCCCCCACGAGAGCTTCTATTTACAACAGAGGAGCAATATGAAATAACATACTCTTGTGATAATAGCACCTTCACATgtgagcaaacaaacacaacccaaAAGACCAAATGGAAAAAAGGCGGATGCGATTGTACCTTTGAAGGTTGAGATGATAGAGTGAAACCCCGTAGCTGCTCCTGCTTGTTGTGATCCACCGCTGTGCAGTTTGGATTCCTGTCTCACTTCTCCCGCTTGTTGGGATCCGCCACCGTGAAGCTGCGATTCCTGCCTCACTTCGCCGCTGCCTGCTCTTCCCAGTCCCGCTCCGCGACGACTACCGCCTCCCTCCACCTCGCCGCCGCCTCCTTTCTGGGGCCTCTGAGTGTGAACGCGAGCGTGAACCACCACCTGCTGCAGGCTGCGGAATAGCTTCCCGCAGTCGGGGCACTCCCATGGCCCTCCTGCTCCTGAGTCTTCTCTTGGATCTAGACCTCCAAGGTAGGCTCTTACTTGGTCAGCGTCTGTGATCACAGAGCTCCGACCCGCTCCTCGCTGGCCCTGCTGCTGGCCTTGCTGGTGGgacctctgctgctgttgctgctgctgctgctgctgctgctgctgttgctgctgctgctgctgctgctgttgctgctgctgctgctgctgatgttgctgctgctgctgctgctgagcgaCTGCAAGGCTGCGAGCTACCAGCTGCCACCAAGTTGCCTGTTCTCCTTCAGAAACCGATGCTGTAGCGTCACCCGTGGCTCTAGCAGCTCTTCCCAGGTCTCCACCTCCTGGGCCGCCAatcccaccaccaccatttCCCATTTCTGCCACCTGAGCCACTGCTTGAAGTCTCTCCATGCAGCTGGCCCCACTGCCATCACTGGCAGCCCCAGGTATCCTAGGATGGCTGACTTGCTTGATCCCATCCCTAGTCTGCCTCCAGCATTCCTCTCTGACCTTCCACCTCTGCCACCTCCTCGCTGGGCGCAGAAGGAGGCTGGAGTAGAGGGCGTTGAGAGAGTGATTACTTGCGGAGCCTTTGGCCTGCTGATTAGCACCTCCCGGCCCCCCAAGAGTTCCCAGCCCAGCTTCAGTCCAAGCTTGTTGAGATGAACTTTCATGTGGTTTTGAGGAACCAAGGCTCCTTGAAGCCACGGCCACATACCTGGCACTATGGTCCAGGGAGTCTTTGTGCTTTCGCATATGTCCCTTAAGGAACCATGACTGGGTAAACCGCTGTCCGCAAATTCACAGCGAAACGCTGGCAGTGTGGGGGACACTGccgctgcagcagctggtgtcACCTGTGGGGTGTTTCGGGGTCGGGGCCTGGGGTATGGGTCGGGGTGGGCACAGGAGTGTCAGGGGTTGCAATAATGGGCCTTGAGTTGAAGGCTGGTGGCAGAGATGGAACCTCTGGAGAAGGGTGGCACTCCTGCAAGTGAGATGCCAGGCTCTCCTCTTGGCTGGCAGAGAAGGGACCAAAGGGTGCATTTATACGGGTTATGGAGAATGCGGACGTGGCGTGCCAACTCTGAAGCTGTGCGGGAATTTTCCTTTGCAGGCATGGCAGCGAAACGTAGGCGCCGTGGGAGTAGATGCCCCCTCCCCCAGTGGTGGAATAATAGGGATGAGGTCACAGAGACAGGGTCCTCTGTAAGTGGAGGGGTCAACGGTGTGCTGTCATCCAGTAAAAAGTTTGGGTTGTGGTCTGTCTGAAGGCCTTCATCGAGACCCTTGACCTCGCCATCAACGTGCTCTTCCTCAATCAGATGCTGGATGAGCGTCCCTGGCAGTAAACGCTGGTTTGTGTGACTTCTGTGATTCTGGATTATGTCTTTGTGATTCTGTTGGACCTTGAGTTGCTGCTTCAGGGGCGATGAGGGGAGGCCGCTCCGGTAGAGGGCTGAAGCTCGCCGGTCTCGGTCCAGACTGTGAGCTCGGGCGTGAAGAGACAGAATACTTTGGAATCGGAATCTCTTTCCACATACGTGACAGGGAAACTTGAGTGCAGGCCCTGATGAGGCCCCTCCCCCTCCAGGTATCGCCCTGGTAACAGTGTCTTTCTGGAACAGCTGGAGGTCTAGCTCGTCGTTTGCAGGTCCCACTCGGCCCAGAGGAGAGGGCGAGCTCGAGGGTTTCGAATCCAAGGAGTGGTGCTGATGGCGTCACCGGGGGGGAGGTATCCAAACCGGGGCTGCACCCAGTTCTTGGTCCCCCTCCTCCAGGGAACAGAGCCACCGCTGGGGTCGGGGACGGAGGAACTGCATCCCAGCCCTTCCTCGTCATCCTCTTCGTCCACGTCGTGGTGGTTGTCCTCCTCGTGGAGGGGGAAGGGAGAGAGGTGAAATAAGGCGTTGGTGTCCGGGCTCAGGGGAGAGGGTCCGGGGCTGTGGCATGGGCAGGAGAACGGGGCTGTCGGGCAGAGAGAGCTGGGTTGTGAGGGGACAACGCCTGAGGGCTGTGGTCCAGGGACGGCAGTGTCGGGGGAGACTGGGGCTGCTCACAAGaaagagacaacacacactCCGGCGGAGAATCCATCCTCTATCACagcagaacagagagagggagacagacagtgaaTGGGACGGATGTCTTTAAGTTTAAAAGCCAAAAGGTTTAAATCTGCATCTTGTGTATAATTATCTTTCACTGCGACTTTGGTGTGTAACTGTAAAACGAGTGTTGATGCAAACAGTGAAGATttaccagcagtgtgtgtgatcTTATGCCATTCTTTATTGTCTCGGCTGATGGGGGACTCTCTTCTGTGGCAGCCTCCTCCTTTAATTTCCtgggaacaaaaacaaacagacaaaacaactgaTGACTAATGAGaaacttaaattaaaattccacttgaaatcacatttaaaaaacaaacacacacatacatgtttgAGCACAAGTTCGAATTTAACTTAAAACTTAAGTAAGAATTATCAGTGTCaacagtggtgggatgtaacaaagtattatttcatgtatttgtactttacttaagtagattttctTTTCGGGTACTTTtcacatatatcagcaaatatctgtactttctactatattacatttttatactttaaacCTGAAAATAGTTCGGACTCCGCCATAATCACGTAGTAGACTGTTGCTTTCAGGAATAGGATAcactctgcaagtactttta
The genomic region above belongs to Hippoglossus hippoglossus isolate fHipHip1 chromosome 18, fHipHip1.pri, whole genome shotgun sequence and contains:
- the znf219 gene encoding LOW QUALITY PROTEIN: zinc finger protein 219 (The sequence of the model RefSeq protein was modified relative to this genomic sequence to represent the inferred CDS: inserted 6 bases in 6 codons; deleted 11 bases in 9 codons), translating into MDSPPECVLSLSCEQPQSPPTLPSLDHSPQALSPHTQLSLPDSPVLLPMHSPGPSPLSPDTNALFHLSPFPLHEEDNHHDVDEEDDEEGLDAVPPSPTPAVALFPGGGGPRTGCSPGLDTSPPVTPSAPLLGFETLELALSSGPSGTANDELDLQLFQKDTVTRAIPGGGGASSGPALKFPCHVCGKRFRFQSILSLHARAHSLDRDRRASALYRSGLPSSPLKQQLKVQQNHKDIIQNHRSHTNQRLLPGTLIQHLIEEEHVDGEVKGLDEGLQTDHNPNFLLDDSTPLTPPLTEDPVSVTSPIIPPLGEGASTPTAPTFRCHACKGKFRTASELARHVRILHNPYKCTLWPFSASQEESLASHLQECHPSPEVPSLPPAFNSRPIIATPDTPVPTPTHTPGPPRNTPQVTPAAAAAVSPTLPAFRCXICGQRFTQSWFLKGHMRKHKDSLDHXCQVCGRGFKEPWFLXNHMKVHLNKLGLKXGLGTLGGPGGANQQAKGSASNHSLNALYSSLLLAQRGGGRGGRSERNAGGRLGMGSSKSAILGYLGLPXDGSGASCMERLQAVAQVAEMGNGGGGIGGPGGGDLGRAARATGDATASVSEGEQATWWQLVARSLAVAQQQQQQQHQQQQQQQQQQQQQQQQQQQQQQQQQQQQRSHQQGQQQGQRGAGRSSVITDADQVRAYLGGLDPREDSGAGGPWECPDCGKLFRSLQQVVVHARVHTQRPQKGGGGEVEGGGSRRGAGLGRAGSGEVRQESQLHGGGSQQAGEVRQESKLHSGGSQQAGAATGFHSIISTFKEENGLTAVSSIPSVPIRERVRGRGIKDCXYCGKAFRSSHHLKVHLRVHTGERPYKCPHCDYAGTQSGSLKYHLQRHHREQRNALSASSNSSSAGLTSTINSLTSGTSGLAKQRRSQTNHCPINRGPTDAPTSRLSQQSWLLGLPDQRENRKALAALRDVDLETQYRYLSGVMGALYQGGMEGSWIRESPPPKAPKVSRRKPLTTSRMVQPSSDKESPASSTQEGGFEPLDLSRRPSPGFGGMEDDGVMSVGEGGVVDGGDNSSGVKLSQCLFCPFRTSSAELMAMHLQVNHTSKSRRKRGSSTTLDYGGASKSTKLGTDLSDLDSLGIWRPEGEAPLGEWSSTQTLNGLSEDQAGHGGHVLDYPDSKLASVSKNVRDGLGLREKLEEEDEEQEEELEDNLENSSGEDSQDQDLRMSLALSPALSSNHMVEDEERV